The Nonlabens spongiae genome contains a region encoding:
- a CDS encoding thioredoxin domain-containing protein, whose product MKFKNSIVLVVAVFSFAFAKAQDDMQCRQMLSIYAENAKAKLYDEAYKQLPQLVENCPKLSAAIYQYGERIYEHRLKKKVGTEKENADGLIKMLDAQITMFPDKVNDAKKTIEKAMAMYKYNIGTHDEVFNILDGVFKNDRENFTDPRGMMTYFKLAEERYNEGKMTLQELFDIYDALTEQIDSLLNERSEVIQKLNEKEAESELTDKEKKEIKNQEINLKNYGIVKGSVNGTLGALADCDKLIPLYDVEFENKKTDKNWLSNVLVRLQKKDCTDDPLYIKSVKALHDINPSAKTAYGLGNIAESTAEKFKYWDQAIELGVDNDLKSAIHYKKGNVYKGQGAYSKAKREYILSNQAKPSFGMPYLKIAEMIAKSGNNCGATPFEKRAINWLAARYARKAAAVDPSIRSTANKYAESYNGTAPNTSEIFMDKKYNQGDTITFNCWVGESVRIP is encoded by the coding sequence ATGAAATTCAAGAATTCTATAGTTCTCGTTGTAGCTGTTTTTAGTTTCGCTTTCGCGAAAGCGCAAGACGATATGCAATGCCGACAAATGTTGAGCATCTACGCAGAAAACGCAAAAGCTAAGCTGTACGATGAAGCATATAAACAACTTCCCCAACTAGTAGAAAACTGCCCAAAATTGAGTGCAGCGATCTACCAGTACGGCGAGCGTATCTATGAACACCGTTTGAAAAAGAAGGTAGGTACTGAAAAGGAAAATGCTGACGGCTTAATCAAAATGCTTGATGCACAAATCACCATGTTTCCTGACAAGGTAAACGATGCTAAAAAGACCATAGAAAAAGCTATGGCTATGTATAAATACAACATCGGCACGCACGATGAGGTATTTAATATTTTAGATGGTGTCTTTAAAAATGACCGTGAGAACTTTACAGATCCACGAGGAATGATGACGTACTTCAAACTTGCTGAGGAGCGTTACAATGAAGGTAAAATGACCCTTCAGGAACTGTTTGACATTTATGATGCATTAACTGAGCAAATTGATTCTTTACTAAACGAGCGTTCTGAAGTCATTCAAAAATTGAATGAAAAAGAAGCAGAAAGTGAACTCACTGATAAAGAAAAGAAAGAAATCAAGAATCAGGAAATCAACCTCAAAAACTATGGAATCGTAAAAGGCTCAGTAAATGGAACGTTAGGCGCTCTAGCTGACTGTGACAAATTAATACCTCTTTATGATGTAGAATTTGAAAACAAAAAAACAGATAAAAACTGGTTGAGTAATGTACTGGTAAGACTTCAAAAGAAAGATTGTACTGATGACCCACTTTACATCAAGTCTGTAAAAGCTCTTCATGACATCAATCCTAGTGCAAAAACAGCTTATGGTCTAGGTAACATTGCTGAGTCAACTGCTGAGAAATTCAAATACTGGGATCAAGCAATTGAACTAGGTGTGGATAACGATTTAAAATCTGCTATTCACTACAAAAAAGGTAACGTTTATAAAGGTCAAGGTGCCTATTCAAAAGCAAAGAGAGAATATATTCTTTCTAATCAGGCTAAGCCTTCTTTTGGGATGCCTTACCTGAAAATTGCTGAAATGATCGCAAAAAGTGGAAATAACTGTGGAGCTACACCTTTTGAAAAGAGAGCGATCAACTGGTTGGCGGCTCGTTATGCGCGTAAAGCAGCAGCGGTAGATCCATCAATAAGAAGCACAGCAAACAAATATGCTGAAAGTTATAATGGTACTGCTCCAAATACGAGCGAAATCTTCATGGATAAAAAATATAACCAAGGAGACACCATTACCTTTAACTGCTGGGTAGGAGAATCAGTACGTATACCATAA
- the lptC gene encoding LPS export ABC transporter periplasmic protein LptC, translating into MNFTKHPSFIMITALAVICFLASCEGNLKEVQKMELSSNEPIGEAENMLLKYSDSGSIKMTLKGKKMLDFSNDAFPYTHFPEGIYVELFNKKDTTKTTIVADIATVYDMTDIIDLQGNVIVKDSDGNTLMGEQLFFNQSDKWIFTNDRFRTFLVNNDTGGEFGKTSGIRFDADQDLNNAQVGEPDDQFINNNTNE; encoded by the coding sequence ATGAATTTTACAAAACATCCAAGTTTTATCATGATCACGGCACTAGCCGTGATCTGTTTTTTGGCATCTTGTGAGGGCAACCTCAAAGAAGTCCAGAAGATGGAGCTTTCTTCAAACGAGCCTATCGGAGAAGCAGAAAACATGCTGTTGAAGTATTCTGATAGCGGCTCAATCAAAATGACTTTGAAAGGAAAAAAAATGCTAGACTTTAGCAATGACGCTTTTCCCTACACGCATTTTCCAGAAGGTATCTACGTAGAGCTGTTCAATAAAAAAGACACTACAAAAACCACTATCGTCGCAGATATCGCAACTGTATATGACATGACAGACATCATCGACCTTCAAGGCAACGTGATTGTAAAAGATAGTGACGGTAATACCTTGATGGGAGAACAGTTGTTTTTTAATCAAAGCGATAAATGGATTTTCACAAACGATAGATTCCGTACCTTTCTTGTAAATAATGACACGGGTGGGGAATTTGGTAAAACCTCAGGAATACGATTTGATGCAGATCAGGATCTCAATAATGCACAAGTAGGTGAACCAGACGATCAGTTCATTAACAACAATACAAATGAGTAA
- a CDS encoding hemolysin family protein gives MTEQIITIIAMLILSAFFSGMEIAYVSSNKIHIELEKRQGDIIGRILGRLTARPSKFIITMLIGNSIALVIYGFAMGDLLTHQLAQHYPSLAYGFEGLLTQTVISTLVILLTAEFLPKVFFQIYSNELLKFFALPAYLFYILFSSLSWLCIKISDFFLKTFFKTDGDPIQLTFSKMELGNYITEQMESAQEQKEVDSEIQIFQNALDFGGLKAREVMVPRTEIVSVLLETSIKDLSKKFVATGLSKIVVHNETIDDIVGYVHSFDLFKSPEEIKDIQRTVINVPETMLAKDVLNLLIKRHKSIAIVLDEYGGTSGLITVEDIVEELLGEIEDEHDSDIFIDSQISETEYKFSARLEVDQVNENHKLDLPESEHYETIGGLIVHETEGIPKEGEEVSIENYTFTILETSNNKIDLVHLKIEEPD, from the coding sequence GTGACCGAGCAAATCATCACCATTATTGCGATGCTCATATTGAGCGCTTTTTTTTCTGGTATGGAGATCGCTTATGTGTCTTCAAACAAGATTCATATTGAGCTGGAAAAACGCCAGGGAGATATTATAGGTCGTATATTAGGTAGACTTACGGCCAGACCGTCCAAGTTTATCATTACCATGCTTATAGGGAACAGCATTGCACTGGTAATCTACGGCTTTGCTATGGGTGATTTGCTCACGCACCAACTGGCTCAGCATTATCCCTCTCTCGCATACGGTTTTGAAGGTTTACTTACCCAAACCGTAATTTCAACTCTGGTAATTTTGCTAACGGCAGAATTCCTGCCCAAGGTGTTCTTTCAAATCTACTCAAACGAGCTGCTCAAGTTCTTTGCTTTACCAGCATATCTGTTTTACATATTGTTCTCGAGTTTATCGTGGTTATGCATTAAGATTTCAGACTTTTTCTTGAAGACCTTTTTTAAGACTGATGGAGACCCCATTCAGCTCACATTTTCCAAGATGGAACTGGGGAACTACATCACAGAACAAATGGAAAGCGCCCAAGAGCAGAAGGAAGTGGACAGCGAGATCCAGATTTTTCAGAATGCTCTCGACTTTGGTGGGTTGAAGGCTCGTGAGGTTATGGTGCCGCGTACTGAGATTGTGTCGGTTTTACTGGAAACCAGTATTAAGGATTTAAGCAAAAAGTTTGTCGCAACGGGTCTGTCTAAAATTGTAGTACACAACGAGACCATTGACGATATTGTAGGTTATGTGCACAGCTTTGATCTGTTCAAAAGTCCAGAAGAAATCAAGGATATTCAGCGTACGGTAATCAATGTCCCAGAAACCATGCTTGCAAAAGATGTGCTGAATCTATTGATCAAACGTCACAAAAGCATCGCGATCGTGCTGGACGAGTATGGAGGTACCAGTGGGTTAATCACCGTTGAGGATATCGTTGAAGAATTACTCGGAGAGATTGAAGATGAGCATGACTCAGACATCTTTATCGATTCTCAAATCTCTGAAACAGAGTACAAGTTCAGCGCCCGATTAGAAGTAGATCAGGTAAATGAGAACCACAAACTAGACCTTCCAGAAAGTGAGCATTATGAGACTATAGGTGGTTTAATTGTTCATGAAACCGAAGGAATTCCTAAGGAAGGCGAGGAAGTCAGTATAGAAAACTACACCTTTACCATTCTCGAGACTTCTAACAATAAGATCGATTTGGTACATCTTAAAATCGAGGAACCCGATTAA